In the Thermomicrobiales bacterium genome, CGGCGGCGCGGGTTACATGCTGGGACACTCGGCCGACTACGACCGCGCCCACGCCGTCGACCTGGACAAGCTGCTGGCGTTCCTGCGCCCGACCCAGCCGGCCGTCTACGACCGGCTCGACCTCGCCGAGGACACGCCGTCGCGCGGGAAGTTTCTGGGGCGGTTGCAGGGCGAGATCGAGCGGCGCGGGGTTATCGACGTGCTGCGCAAGGGCATCGACGACCGCTCGGCGCACATCGACCTGTTCTACGGAACGCCCTCGCCGGGCAACGAGTCGGCCGCCGCGCGCTACGCGGCCAACATCTTCAGCGTCACCCGCCAGCTGCGCTACAGCGCCGACGAGACGCAGCTGGCGCTCGACCTCGTCCTGTTCATCAACGGGCTGCCGGTCGCCACGTTCGAATTGAAGAACAGCCTCACCAAGCAGACCGTCACCGACGCCGTCGAGCAGTACAAGCGCGACCGCGACCCGCGCGAGCTGCTGTTTCACCTCGGGCGCTGCCTGGCCCACTTCGCGGTAGACGACAGCCAGGTTCAGTTCACGACCGAGCTGCGCGGCGAAAGCTCGTGGTTCCTGCCGTTCGACAAGGGCTACGACGACGGCGCCGGCAACCCGCCGAATCCGAGCGGGCTCAAGACCGACTACCTCTGGCGCGAGATCCTCACCCGCGACGGCCTGACCGACATCATCGAGAACTACGCCCAGATCGTCGCGGAGAAGGACGACCGCTCCCGGCGCAAGTCGCGCAGGCAGATCTTCCCGCGCTACCACCAGCTCGACGTCGTGCGGAAGCTGCTGGCCGATGTGTCGGCGCGGGGAGCGGGGCGGCGCTACCTGATCCAGCACTCGGCCGGCAGCGGCAAGAGCAACTCGATCGCCTGGCTCGTCCATCAGATGGTCGGCCTGCAGCGCGATGGTGGTGAGGTCTTCGACTCCATCATCGTCGTCACCGACCGGCGGGTGCTCGACAAGCAGATCCGCGACACGATCAGGCAGTTCGCGCAGGTTGGCAACACCGTCGGCCACGCCGAACAATCCGGCGATCTGCGCCGCTTCATCAGCAGCGGCAAGAAGATCATCATCACCACGATCCAGAAGTTCCCCTTCATCCTCGACGAGATCGGCGACGAACACAGCGGCCGTCGGTTCGCCATCGTCATCGACGAGGCGCACTCCAGCCAGGGCGGTCGCACAGCAGCCCAGATGCATCGCGCGCTGGCGGGTGTGACCGCTGAGGATGATGACACCTACGAAGACCAGATCAACCGCATCATGGAGACGCGCAAGATGCTGCCGAACGCCAGCTATTTCGCGTTCACGGCAACGCCGAAGAACAAGACACTGGAGATCTTTGGCGAGCGCGACAACGCCAGCGGTATCGTCAAGCCACGTCCGTTCCACAGCTACACGATGAAGCAGGCCATTCAGGAAGGGTTCATCCTCGACGTCCTCAAGAACTACACGCCCGTCCAGAGCTACTATCGCCTGATGAAGACGGTCGAGGACGACCCGGAGTACGACGTTCGCAAGGCGAAGAAGAAGTTACGCCGTTACGTCGAATCGCACGATCGGGCCATCCGCAGCAAGGCCGAGATCATGGTCGACCACTTCCACGAGCAGGTCATCGACCGACGAAAGATCGGCGGAGCGGCTCGGGCAATGGTCGTCACCGGCAGCATCGAGCGGGCAATCGACTACTACATGGCGTTCACCGACTACCTTCGCGAGCGTAAGAGCCCATACCGGGCGATCGTCGCCTTCTCAGGTGAGCCGGAATATCAGGGCGAGAAGGTCACCGAGGCGTCGCTCAACGGGTTCCCGAGTAGCAAGATCGAGGAGCGGATTCGTGAGGATCCGTACCGCTTCCTGATCTGCGCCGACAAGTTCCAGACCGGCTACGACGAGCCGCTGCTGCACACGATGTACGTCGATAAGCCGCTATCCGGTGTCAAGGCGGTCCAGACCCTCTCGCGGCTGAACCGCGCGCACCCGCAGAAGCACGACACGTTCGTGCTGGACTTCCAGAACAACGCCGACATGATTCGCGCCTCGTTCGAGCCGTACTACCGCACGACGATCCTTAGCGAGGAGACCGACCCGAACAAGCTCCACGACCTCAAGGCCGACCTGGACGGCTATCAGGTCTACGAACAGGGGCAGGTCGACGCGCTGGTCGAGCGCTACCTCGGCGGCGCAGACCGCGACAAGCTCGACCCGATCCTCGACACCTGCGTGGCGACCTACAATGAGGAACTGGACGAGGACGGCCAGGTCGACTTCAAGGCCAAGGCCAAGGCGTTCCCACGGACCTACGAGTTCCTGTCGTCGATCCTGCCCTATTCCAACGTCGGCTGGGAGAAGCTGTCGATCTTCCTGAACTTTCTGACGCCGAAGCTGCCGGCCCCGAAGGAGGACGACCTCTCAAAGGGCATCCTCGAAGCGATCGACATGGACAGCTACCGCGTCGAGGTTCGCTCAGCGCTGGCGATTGCGCTGGCCGACGCAGACGGCCCCATTGGGCCAGTGCCGATGTCAGTGGGCGGTTATGTTCCCGAGCCGGAGATTGAGCCGCTCAGCAGCATCATCAAGACGTTCAACGACCTGTTCGGCAATATCGAATGGCACGACGACGACAAGATTCGCTACCTGATTGCCGAGGAGATCCCGCGCAAGGTCGCCGCCAATCGAGCGTATCAAAACGCAATAAGAAACTCCGACAAGCAGAACGCAGAGATTGAGCACGAGAAGGCGCTAAAGGGCGTTATCACTGACCTGATGTCAGATCATCTCGAACTGTTCAAGCAGTTTCAGGACAATCAGGCGTTCCGCAAGTGGCTCAGGGACACCGTCTTCGCCGCGACGTATACCGGGCCGCCATCCTAGAGGCCGACGCCTGCATCGCGACCCGCCGACGGATACGGCTCACCTGAGCTGGCTCGTCGATATCCTGCGGGACAGCGACTGGCCCCGCGTAGGCCCTCTCCAGGGCGCCGGCCAGGCCAGAGGCGCTGTCCCTACGGGCCGGTTGCTCGCTCGTCTCCCCTCTCCCAGGGTTGGGAGAGGGGCGGGGGGTGAGGGCCGTCCCCCCGGCTCACTCCATCGTCGCGCCCGGGTCGCCGTACACGAGGAAGGCGAGCCAGGTGGCGTCGCCGAGGGTCTTGGCGGCGGCGCGGGCGGTGGTGGTGGCTGCGCCGAGGGTGGCGCCGGCCAGCAGGGCGTCGTAGAAGGCGCGAGCGAACGCGGTGGCCGGCTTCTCGTGGACCGACCAGGAGGCGCCGACGAACGCGCCGGCCCCGGCGGCCCAGAACGCGGCCGGCCAGCCACCCAGCCGCGTCAGGCTGGATCCCTCGCGGCCCGACTGGCAGGCGTTCAGGAAGACGAGCGGCGACCGCGCGCTCAGGTTCGCGGTCTGCTGGACGGTCAGCGCGTCGATCGCGACCGGCTGGATGCCGTGGCGGACGGTCTGGCGGTCGCCGATGATCAGCCGGGCGTCGTCGGCCCTGGCCGGGTCGGTCTGGCCGTGGCAGGCGATGTGGAGCACGTCGAACGCGCCGGCCTGGAGCGCCAGCAGCGCGTCCTTTTCGGTTGCGTCAATCTTTGCCGGGTGGATGCCGCGGCCTGGCAGTGTCGTCGCCAGGTAGCTCACGTCCTCGGAGAGCGTCGCTTGCGTCTTGTTCGGATATTCGCCGGCGAGATAGGCCCAGGCGGCTTTGCCGATCTTCCGTGGGCGCATCGTGCCGCCGAGGTTGCGCACCAGCCCGTATTCGCAGAGGTAGCGGTCGTCCACCTCGCCCGTATCCGGGTGGCGCAGGCGGACGAGCTCCCACGGGATCGACGGCTCGCGGGAGTAGACCTTGATGCCGTGGATGGCGTCGCGATGCTCCCAGATGGCGCGGACGAAGACAGGGTCGAAGAGCTGGTCGGACATGTCGGTGCTGATCGCCCGTAGCTTGATGTCGAACACCGCGAAGTCGTCGTACGTCTCCAGCACCTGCGACTCGATGCGCGTGTAGATGCCGTCGACGTAGCCCTGCGCGGCCGTGCCGCCGGAGCCGGCCAGCCGCCCGAACGGCTTCGACTGGAACGGCGCATGGTCCAGCTTGAGCGCGTCGGACGAGACGGAGTAGGCGAAGACCAGTCCGTCGCCGAAGGGAAACTCGGTGATCAGGAGCACGAGGTAGTCGGCATCTTGCGGGGCGGGGGGCTGGGCGGTCGTCTGCGCAGCCTGGCGGACGGCGCGCGGTCGTGACGCGGTGATCGTCACCGGGAAGGAGAGGGCGCCGAGGTCGGACATTCCCTGCTGGAACAGCACGTCGATCGTCGTTGCGCCAGCCACCCGGCCGGAGACGGCGAACGCGCCGAGGCTGGGGGCGTTGGGAGCCGGCGGCGAAAGCCGGAGCTGGTATGGCCCGTCGATCGACACCTTCGTCGCGTCGACCGAGAGGGTGGCGACGACGTCGGTGGTTGACGCAATCGTCACTTCTGGCAATGCGGTCGGCAGCGGGGTGGCGCCCGCGGCAATCTCCAGCC is a window encoding:
- a CDS encoding CHAT domain-containing protein, whose protein sequence is MRIEWHVGATFRFFEASQTLDEIVDELEAAEHPPDWVILRRPEAGALYAFRPRELAAFRWRVVGSGPQPATIALDLHEDDRSIEAPPGQPESTIIPPTEARQPSALRIIQLRSARRVTAIGEMVGWEGQVAGRFEAYIAEAAAIAPDLGPAMGIDDELPATLPTPAPDPSESLDVILSGDAPRKLGVGKKAVIDIRLEIAAGATPLPTALPEVTIASTTDVVATLSVDATKVSIDGPYQLRLSPPAPNAPSLGAFAVSGRVAGATTIDVLFQQGMSDLGALSFPVTITASRPRAVRQAAQTTAQPPAPQDADYLVLLITEFPFGDGLVFAYSVSSDALKLDHAPFQSKPFGRLAGSGGTAAQGYVDGIYTRIESQVLETYDDFAVFDIKLRAISTDMSDQLFDPVFVRAIWEHRDAIHGIKVYSREPSIPWELVRLRHPDTGEVDDRYLCEYGLVRNLGGTMRPRKIGKAAWAYLAGEYPNKTQATLSEDVSYLATTLPGRGIHPAKIDATEKDALLALQAGAFDVLHIACHGQTDPARADDARLIIGDRQTVRHGIQPVAIDALTVQQTANLSARSPLVFLNACQSGREGSSLTRLGGWPAAFWAAGAGAFVGASWSVHEKPATAFARAFYDALLAGATLGAATTTARAAAKTLGDATWLAFLVYGDPGATME
- a CDS encoding type I restriction endonuclease subunit R, encoding MPTDTTEHGLEDLIVATMTGHRTTAESGGLNDERPAYGGAGYMLGHSADYDRAHAVDLDKLLAFLRPTQPAVYDRLDLAEDTPSRGKFLGRLQGEIERRGVIDVLRKGIDDRSAHIDLFYGTPSPGNESAAARYAANIFSVTRQLRYSADETQLALDLVLFINGLPVATFELKNSLTKQTVTDAVEQYKRDRDPRELLFHLGRCLAHFAVDDSQVQFTTELRGESSWFLPFDKGYDDGAGNPPNPSGLKTDYLWREILTRDGLTDIIENYAQIVAEKDDRSRRKSRRQIFPRYHQLDVVRKLLADVSARGAGRRYLIQHSAGSGKSNSIAWLVHQMVGLQRDGGEVFDSIIVVTDRRVLDKQIRDTIRQFAQVGNTVGHAEQSGDLRRFISSGKKIIITTIQKFPFILDEIGDEHSGRRFAIVIDEAHSSQGGRTAAQMHRALAGVTAEDDDTYEDQINRIMETRKMLPNASYFAFTATPKNKTLEIFGERDNASGIVKPRPFHSYTMKQAIQEGFILDVLKNYTPVQSYYRLMKTVEDDPEYDVRKAKKKLRRYVESHDRAIRSKAEIMVDHFHEQVIDRRKIGGAARAMVVTGSIERAIDYYMAFTDYLRERKSPYRAIVAFSGEPEYQGEKVTEASLNGFPSSKIEERIREDPYRFLICADKFQTGYDEPLLHTMYVDKPLSGVKAVQTLSRLNRAHPQKHDTFVLDFQNNADMIRASFEPYYRTTILSEETDPNKLHDLKADLDGYQVYEQGQVDALVERYLGGADRDKLDPILDTCVATYNEELDEDGQVDFKAKAKAFPRTYEFLSSILPYSNVGWEKLSIFLNFLTPKLPAPKEDDLSKGILEAIDMDSYRVEVRSALAIALADADGPIGPVPMSVGGYVPEPEIEPLSSIIKTFNDLFGNIEWHDDDKIRYLIAEEIPRKVAANRAYQNAIRNSDKQNAEIEHEKALKGVITDLMSDHLELFKQFQDNQAFRKWLRDTVFAATYTGPPS